A stretch of Castanea sativa cultivar Marrone di Chiusa Pesio chromosome 2, ASM4071231v1 DNA encodes these proteins:
- the LOC142624419 gene encoding uncharacterized protein LOC142624419, producing MPPQHEYHDWFKRITRRFIDRPGAIVTLLIEVYVRLLRRHPVGTEDHKDITEVLTAVHEIERVQPPILEAPNEEAPTPADPSTTEGPSTSTTPTGCRPRPPVTSPQVVPTLDPSPSTPHPSPSPTIPSSNPHPSPTPTIPSPTPHLSPRPTILTPTPHPCPGSNIRPPTPRSFPQLLPIPSFDLGIDPTSPDMQQEPPSHSTSTGPSSAIDLRHVQAEQIVGLPAVAEGRPKRISKAPPCGTGGHKHGHNARPEASDEGHARPLPHYTRRHKIQKR from the exons ATGCCTCCACAGCACGAATACCACGACTGGTTCAAAAGGATAACTCGGAGGTTCATAGATAGGCCCGGTGCTATAGTGACTCTACTG ATTGAAGTATACGTACGTTTGTTGAGGCGTCACCCAGTGGGCACGGAGGACCATAAGGACATTACTGAGGTCCTGACGGCAGTGCATGAAATTGAACGTGTACAACCTCCTATCCTTGAGGCCCCGAATGAGGAGGCACCTACTCCTGCGGACCCAAGCACTACTGAGGGCCCAAGCACAAGCACAACCCCGACTGGATGTCGCCCTCGTCCGCCTGTTACTAGCCCTCAGGTTGTCCCTACCCTCGATCCTTCTCCATCCaccccacatccatcccctagcccTACCATCCCTTCATCCAACCCACATCCATCCCCTACCCCCAccatcccttcacccaccccacaTCTATCTCCTCGCCCCACCATCCTGACACCCACCCCACATCCTTGTCCTGGGTCTAACATTCGTCCACCCACTCCACGGTCATTTCCTCAGCTGTTACCCATTCCATCCTTTGACCTGGGTATTGATCCAACTTCACCTGACATGCAGCAGGAGCCACCCTCCCACAGTACATCTACTGGCCCTTCTTCAGCCATCGACCTACGCCATGTTCAGGCTGAGCAGATTGTTGGGTTACCTGCAGTGGCAGAAGGTCGGCCGAAACGCATATCAAAGGCACCTCCTTGTGGGACAGGGGGGCACAAACATGGACACAATGCTAGGCCCGAGGCATCTGACGAAGGACATGCAAGACCTCTTCCTCATTATACGAGACGACATAAGATTCAAAAAAGGTAA